From one Bacteroidales bacterium genomic stretch:
- a CDS encoding SpoIIE family protein phosphatase, translated as MPKDVVSGDFYFISEFHNKVLFAAVDCTGHGVPGALMSVIGFNSLTQAVRKTKIDTPGKVLSFLDESVNEILRQTDDESGVKDSMDLAVCTIDFEKKELMYAGAYNPLYYVHKGELHEIKADKLPIGVNVDGVVDIFTDHTIQLETGDAVYIFSDGYADQFGGPKNKKFMYKQLREVIMSVQDKPIKEQGEILERTLTEWQGDEDQIDDILVMGVKI; from the coding sequence ATGCCGAAAGATGTTGTAAGCGGTGATTTTTATTTTATTTCTGAATTTCATAATAAAGTATTATTTGCTGCAGTTGATTGCACCGGACACGGTGTTCCGGGAGCATTAATGTCTGTTATAGGATTTAACAGTTTAACACAAGCTGTCAGAAAAACAAAAATTGATACACCCGGAAAAGTATTATCTTTTTTAGATGAAAGTGTTAATGAAATATTAAGGCAGACTGACGATGAAAGCGGTGTAAAAGACAGTATGGACTTGGCGGTTTGCACCATTGATTTTGAAAAAAAAGAACTAATGTATGCAGGTGCATATAATCCTTTATACTATGTTCATAAAGGAGAACTTCACGAGATTAAAGCCGATAAGTTGCCAATAGGCGTTAATGTTGACGGAGTTGTTGATATATTTACCGATCACACCATACAACTTGAGACAGGTGATGCCGTCTATATTTTTTCTGACGGTTATGCAGATCAATTCGGAGGACCGAAAAATAAGAAGTTTATGTATAAGCAATTGAGAGAAGTTATTATGTCTGTTCAAGACAAACCAATAAAAGAACAAGGAGAAATTTTAGAACGCACATTAACAGAATGGCAAGGCGATGAAGACCAAATTGATGATATATTGGTAATGGGTGTGAAGATTTGA
- a CDS encoding non-canonical purine NTP diphosphatase, giving the protein MKLVFATNNKHKLEEVKTIISNDFEILNLKDINCVEDIPETQDTIEGNASQKAFYIYENYKTNCFADDTGLEIDVLNGEPGVYSARYAGEGCSFDDNIEKVLKKLTGVSNRKAQFKTVISLVIDGKEYQFKGIIEGTLLKERRGTSGFGYDPVFLPKGYNKTFAELSSEEKNKISHRGRASRKLAEFLKNR; this is encoded by the coding sequence ATGAAACTGGTATTTGCAACAAATAACAAACATAAACTTGAAGAAGTAAAGACAATTATAAGTAATGACTTTGAAATTCTCAATCTCAAAGATATAAATTGTGTTGAAGATATTCCTGAAACTCAAGATACTATTGAAGGGAATGCATCACAAAAAGCGTTTTATATTTATGAGAATTATAAAACGAATTGTTTTGCAGATGATACAGGATTGGAAATTGATGTATTAAACGGTGAACCGGGAGTTTATTCTGCAAGATATGCAGGTGAGGGGTGCAGTTTTGATGATAATATTGAAAAAGTACTAAAAAAATTAACCGGTGTTTCAAACAGAAAAGCCCAATTTAAAACTGTTATATCTTTGGTAATTGACGGTAAAGAATATCAATTTAAAGGTATCATTGAGGGAACTTTATTGAAAGAAAGAAGAGGAACATCAGGTTTTGGTTACGATCCTGTCTTTTTACCAAAAGGTTATAACAAGACTTTTGCAGAATTATCTTCTGAAGAAAAGAATAAAATCAGCCACAGAGGAAGAGCAAGCAGAAAATTGGCAGAATTTTTAAAAAACAGATAA
- a CDS encoding phosphomannomutase/phosphoglucomutase produces the protein MKAFHAYDIRGIYNQDFNKDDAYKIGYFIPELLKTNKVLVGRDVRISSPEIFKHLCKGINDAGADVYDLGLSTTPMVYFITAKHGFDASVMITASHNSKEYNGMKISRTDAIPVGYDTGLNKLEEMLETKEVKIKEKRGSVISYNQKNEYIDFLKKYIPDLSQLKIAVDCSNGMAALLIKELLGDTPEYIFDELDGTFPNHEANPLVPKNIVDLQNLVKKEKADIGIIFDGDADRVMFTDENGKFISPDLMIAVLADYFKDEKGKFLQDIRTSKAVAEYIGNRFEMNMWKVGRAYAALKLREIDGVFGGELAGHYYFRDFYYSDSGLLATLILLNVITDNKKNGIKVSEMISKIEAYKNSGEINFKLEKKKEAMEAVKDFYFQLSEEPAAFYDFDGYRVEYNDWWFNIRPSNTEPYLRMLVEAKSKELLDEKVKEITEIIKSFD, from the coding sequence ATGAAAGCCTTCCATGCATATGATATCAGAGGAATTTATAATCAAGATTTTAATAAAGATGATGCATATAAAATCGGATATTTTATTCCGGAGTTATTAAAAACAAATAAAGTTTTAGTAGGCAGAGATGTCAGAATTTCATCACCTGAAATTTTTAAACACTTATGCAAAGGAATAAATGATGCCGGAGCAGATGTTTATGATCTTGGATTATCAACAACACCTATGGTTTATTTCATAACAGCAAAACACGGTTTTGATGCATCTGTTATGATTACGGCCTCTCATAATTCAAAAGAATATAACGGAATGAAAATATCTCGAACCGATGCTATTCCCGTAGGTTATGATACAGGACTTAATAAGCTTGAAGAAATGTTGGAAACAAAAGAAGTTAAAATTAAAGAAAAAAGAGGGTCTGTTATTTCATATAATCAAAAAAATGAATATATAGATTTTCTGAAAAAATACATACCTGATCTTTCTCAACTTAAAATTGCTGTAGATTGTTCAAACGGGATGGCTGCTTTATTAATTAAAGAATTATTGGGAGATACTCCGGAATATATTTTTGATGAACTTGACGGAACTTTTCCAAACCATGAAGCAAATCCCTTAGTTCCGAAAAATATAGTTGACCTTCAAAATCTTGTAAAAAAAGAAAAAGCTGATATAGGAATTATTTTTGACGGTGATGCTGACAGAGTTATGTTTACAGATGAAAACGGAAAGTTTATTTCACCCGATTTAATGATTGCTGTTCTCGCAGATTATTTTAAAGATGAAAAGGGTAAATTCTTGCAAGATATCAGAACTTCAAAGGCTGTTGCGGAATATATCGGTAATCGTTTTGAGATGAATATGTGGAAAGTAGGACGAGCATATGCAGCATTAAAACTAAGAGAAATTGACGGTGTATTCGGAGGAGAATTGGCAGGTCATTATTATTTTCGAGATTTTTATTATTCAGATTCAGGACTGTTGGCAACTTTAATTCTTCTGAATGTTATAACTGATAATAAGAAAAACGGAATAAAGGTTTCTGAAATGATCTCTAAAATTGAAGCCTATAAAAATTCAGGAGAAATTAATTTCAAACTTGAGAAGAAGAAAGAAGCAATGGAAGCTGTGAAAGATTTTTATTTTCAACTTTCAGAAGAACCTGCTGCATTTTACGACTTCGACGGATACAGAGTAGAATACAATGATTGGTGGTTTAACATAAGACCGTCGAATACAGAACCGTATTTAAGAATGTTGGTGGAAGCAAAATCAAAGGAATTGCTTGATGAAAAAGTTAAAGAGATCACAGAGATTATTAAAAGTTTTGATTGA
- a CDS encoding bifunctional aconitate hydratase 2/2-methylisocitrate dehydratase, with product MTEKYLKHKAERNAMGIPALPLNPEQTEELCLLLGNPPVGKEDFLMNLFTERISPGVDPAAKVKAEFLHKIIKKEKKSPLISGKKAVEILGTMLGGYNVAPLIDTLSNNELAEEAVKSLSQTIFVYEAFSTVAELAKTNVHAKKVVKSWANAEWFTSKSAIPENIKVKVFMVEGETNTDDLSPASDAWSRSDIPLHSLSMLNARKPEGLKEIAEWKAEGCKVAYAGDVVGTGSSRKSATNSVLWHMGEDIPFIPNKKRDAVVIGNVIAPIFFNTVEDSGGLPIIADVAKLNHGDIININTVKGEITSESGDVLSTFELKPNTLADEFRAGGRIPLIIGRKLTNDARKFLGEEETDVFEKPNNPVPKANQQYTLAQKMVGKACGMKGVLPGMAVEPKMTTVGSQDTTGPMTADEITELACLKFQTDLFMQSFCHTAAYPKESDKKMHKALPKFITEREGVSLYPGDGVIHSWLNRMLIPDTVGTGGDSHTRFPLGISFPAGSGLVAFAGALGSMPLDMPESVLVKFKGKAKPGITLRDVVNAIPLWAINKGLMTVEKENKKNVFNGRILEMEGMPDISAEQAFELTDAAAERSAAAATYKLSEKSVATYLRSNVALLEKMIKDGYGYAPTIQKRIDAGKDWLKNQKLMTRDENAEYAAVIEIDLSEIKEPIVCCPNDPDDVKYISEVQNTKVDDVFIGSCMTNIGHFRAASKIWEGFDRNPNVRTYIVPPTKMDQDKLKSEGEYAKFSKMGARIEIPGCSMCMGNQLRMPDGVTVFSTSTRNFDNRMGKDTLVYLGSAEMAAIVSVLNRIPTPEEYFEYYNKYVLPEESNIYKYLQFDEQYV from the coding sequence ATGACAGAAAAATATTTAAAGCACAAAGCCGAAAGAAATGCAATGGGGATACCTGCTCTTCCTCTAAATCCGGAACAAACAGAAGAATTATGTTTATTACTCGGAAATCCGCCTGTAGGGAAGGAAGATTTTTTGATGAATTTGTTTACGGAAAGAATCTCTCCGGGTGTTGACCCTGCTGCAAAAGTAAAAGCAGAATTTCTGCATAAAATAATTAAAAAAGAAAAAAAATCACCTTTAATTTCAGGCAAAAAAGCTGTTGAAATTCTGGGAACTATGTTAGGCGGATATAATGTGGCACCCTTAATTGATACATTAAGCAATAATGAATTGGCAGAAGAAGCCGTAAAATCATTATCGCAAACCATCTTTGTTTACGAGGCATTCAGCACTGTTGCAGAATTAGCAAAAACAAATGTACATGCAAAAAAAGTTGTAAAATCATGGGCAAATGCCGAGTGGTTTACATCAAAATCTGCAATACCTGAAAATATAAAAGTGAAAGTATTTATGGTTGAAGGCGAAACCAATACCGATGACTTATCTCCGGCAAGTGATGCTTGGAGTCGCTCGGATATTCCTTTGCATTCGCTTTCAATGCTTAATGCAAGAAAACCTGAAGGCTTAAAAGAAATAGCCGAATGGAAAGCAGAAGGCTGTAAAGTTGCATATGCAGGTGATGTTGTGGGTACCGGTTCTTCCAGAAAATCGGCAACCAACAGTGTATTGTGGCATATGGGAGAAGATATCCCTTTTATTCCGAATAAAAAAAGAGATGCAGTAGTAATAGGCAACGTAATAGCTCCTATATTTTTCAATACGGTTGAAGATTCAGGCGGTTTACCGATAATTGCGGATGTTGCAAAATTAAATCACGGAGATATTATTAACATCAATACTGTTAAAGGTGAAATAACATCCGAATCGGGTGATGTATTATCGACTTTTGAATTAAAACCGAATACACTTGCAGACGAATTCAGAGCAGGCGGTCGTATTCCGTTGATTATCGGGCGAAAGCTAACTAATGATGCAAGAAAATTTCTCGGAGAGGAAGAAACAGATGTTTTTGAGAAACCGAATAATCCTGTTCCGAAAGCAAATCAACAATACACTCTTGCTCAAAAAATGGTTGGTAAAGCTTGCGGTATGAAAGGGGTTTTACCCGGAATGGCAGTTGAACCGAAAATGACAACTGTAGGTTCGCAAGATACAACAGGACCGATGACAGCAGATGAAATTACCGAATTGGCATGTTTAAAATTCCAAACCGATTTATTTATGCAATCATTCTGTCATACAGCTGCTTATCCTAAAGAAAGTGATAAAAAAATGCACAAAGCATTACCGAAATTTATAACGGAACGTGAAGGAGTATCTTTATATCCGGGCGACGGTGTTATTCATTCATGGTTGAACAGAATGCTGATTCCCGATACAGTAGGAACAGGCGGTGATTCTCACACCAGATTTCCTCTCGGAATATCATTTCCTGCAGGTTCCGGATTAGTTGCATTTGCAGGTGCATTAGGTTCTATGCCGCTTGATATGCCTGAATCTGTTTTGGTTAAATTCAAAGGCAAAGCAAAACCGGGTATTACATTAAGAGACGTAGTGAATGCTATTCCTTTATGGGCAATTAATAAAGGTTTAATGACCGTAGAAAAAGAAAATAAAAAGAACGTTTTTAACGGCAGAATATTAGAAATGGAAGGTATGCCTGATATTTCTGCCGAACAAGCATTTGAATTAACAGATGCCGCTGCCGAAAGAAGTGCTGCTGCTGCAACTTATAAGTTATCAGAAAAATCTGTTGCAACTTATTTACGTTCAAATGTTGCACTTCTTGAGAAAATGATAAAAGACGGATACGGATATGCACCGACTATTCAAAAGCGGATTGATGCCGGAAAAGATTGGTTAAAAAATCAGAAATTAATGACAAGAGATGAAAATGCAGAGTATGCTGCTGTTATTGAAATTGATTTATCAGAAATTAAAGAGCCTATTGTTTGTTGTCCGAATGATCCGGATGATGTTAAATATATTTCGGAAGTTCAAAATACGAAAGTTGATGATGTGTTTATAGGTTCATGTATGACTAACATCGGGCATTTCAGAGCAGCATCTAAAATTTGGGAAGGATTTGATCGTAATCCAAATGTAAGGACTTACATTGTTCCGCCGACAAAAATGGATCAAGATAAGTTAAAATCAGAAGGTGAATATGCCAAATTCAGTAAAATGGGTGCAAGAATCGAAATTCCGGGTTGCTCAATGTGTATGGGTAATCAATTGAGAATGCCTGACGGAGTAACCGTTTTCTCCACATCAACTCGTAACTTTGATAATCGTATGGGGAAAGATACACTGGTATATCTCGGTTCGGCTGAAATGGCTGCAATTGTTTCTGTCTTAAATCGCATTCCTACTCCCGAAGAATATTTTGAATATTATAATAAATATGTACTTCCGGAAGAAAGTAATATTTATAAATATTTGCAGTTTGATGAGCAATATGTATAA
- a CDS encoding patatin-like phospholipase family protein, whose translation MKKVSIFIIIIFIFQINLISQNTTGGKRPKVAVVLSGGGAKGMAHVGFLRVMEQAGIYPDLIVGTSMGSIVGGLYSIGFSIDSIEEMIRVQDWGLVLSNQIDLRQISVEEKEEYGEYIMEFPIKGWIPQLPSGAIKGHELELLFDRLTWTAAKDSSFDDFPIQFRCVAVDILTGEQYIFDKGSLTTAMRSSMSIPTIMEPVKHNGKLLVDGGLVNNFPVDVAQDLGADIIIGVYVGGQLLPEEDLNSVIELLKQSSLLASIIDAKKKVKFLDVYIEPPLHDLSVADFQKSDTFVMRGYKESMKHYDELLAISKRLKKYTPKKIKKQDLIDSLQIFEFETNKINNKNSEKMVNNMLGDDLGGYITPENLHENINRLYGTRLFEKIGYTLFPIDPYRYKIKYFFAESPTKTLNFALNYSTDNKVGLIFQLVLRNMFLSGSKLEAKFRLSEFPSVRVRYLKYLGKENKSSLAFAYRFYNSDLKFYDNQTAIIESQYNRSFNSFDFEYNYSLKLNSLIKGILSYQNFDYNIVTGYEYGDFVKYKLNTKIAGLVYHYNSFDKKYFPKKGMEFKLTGLFNFEPKKKLYYHETDTVFQGEENPVTELDSNYLQLKLIWRKYNTVYKKLTIINSADMFAVLNKSDYQLNSFLVGGVLNQKSFYNLPFYGMPTNFGFANNGLIYRLGVRYEFIPDLYFGIIANGMFETNTLDYLFADISDYNNYYFGGGLSISYDSPIGPMMIVMSKNTTINKFWTYFSIGYSF comes from the coding sequence ATGAAAAAGGTTTCAATTTTTATCATTATAATATTTATTTTTCAGATAAATTTAATTTCTCAAAATACTACCGGCGGTAAACGTCCTAAAGTTGCAGTTGTGTTAAGTGGGGGAGGTGCTAAAGGAATGGCTCATGTAGGTTTTTTAAGAGTTATGGAGCAAGCAGGAATTTATCCTGATTTAATTGTCGGAACATCAATGGGAAGTATTGTTGGCGGTTTATATTCAATCGGATTTAGTATTGACAGCATTGAAGAGATGATACGAGTTCAGGATTGGGGTTTAGTATTGAGTAATCAGATAGATTTACGTCAAATTAGTGTTGAAGAGAAAGAAGAGTATGGTGAGTATATTATGGAATTTCCTATAAAAGGTTGGATTCCGCAATTACCTTCAGGAGCAATAAAAGGTCATGAACTGGAATTGTTATTTGACAGACTTACATGGACTGCTGCCAAGGATTCAAGTTTTGATGATTTTCCTATACAATTCAGGTGTGTTGCTGTTGATATCTTAACAGGAGAACAATATATTTTTGATAAAGGCAGTCTTACAACAGCAATGAGGTCTTCTATGTCAATTCCAACAATTATGGAGCCTGTAAAACATAATGGTAAATTGTTGGTTGACGGTGGTTTGGTAAATAATTTTCCTGTGGATGTTGCTCAAGATTTGGGTGCTGATATTATAATCGGAGTTTATGTAGGCGGTCAACTTTTACCTGAAGAGGATTTGAACTCAGTGATTGAACTGTTAAAGCAATCCTCACTTTTAGCATCAATAATTGATGCGAAGAAGAAAGTTAAGTTTTTAGATGTTTATATTGAGCCGCCGTTACACGATTTATCTGTTGCAGATTTCCAAAAGTCTGATACTTTTGTTATGAGAGGTTACAAAGAATCAATGAAGCATTACGATGAATTGCTTGCAATATCAAAACGATTGAAGAAATATACTCCAAAAAAAATAAAAAAACAAGATTTAATTGATTCGCTTCAAATTTTTGAATTCGAAACTAATAAAATTAATAATAAGAATTCAGAAAAGATGGTTAATAATATGTTAGGTGATGATTTGGGTGGTTATATTACACCTGAAAATTTGCACGAAAATATTAATCGTTTATACGGTACAAGACTTTTTGAAAAAATTGGCTATACTTTATTTCCGATAGATCCCTATCGTTATAAAATCAAATATTTTTTTGCAGAAAGTCCGACTAAAACTTTGAATTTTGCATTAAACTATTCAACAGATAATAAAGTAGGTCTTATTTTTCAATTAGTATTAAGAAATATGTTCCTAAGCGGCAGTAAACTTGAAGCAAAGTTCAGATTATCAGAATTTCCTTCCGTACGTGTACGTTATTTGAAGTATCTCGGAAAGGAAAATAAATCTTCTTTGGCTTTTGCTTACCGTTTCTATAATTCTGACCTGAAATTTTATGATAATCAAACTGCAATTATTGAATCTCAATATAACAGGTCTTTTAACAGCTTTGATTTTGAATACAATTATTCGTTAAAATTAAATTCCTTAATTAAAGGAATCCTGTCTTATCAAAATTTTGATTATAATATAGTTACAGGTTATGAATATGGTGATTTTGTTAAGTATAAGCTAAATACAAAAATTGCCGGATTAGTATATCATTATAATAGTTTTGATAAAAAATATTTTCCAAAGAAAGGGATGGAGTTTAAATTGACAGGTTTATTCAATTTTGAACCAAAAAAGAAATTATATTACCATGAAACAGATACAGTTTTTCAGGGTGAAGAAAATCCTGTAACAGAACTTGATTCAAATTATTTACAATTAAAACTAATATGGCGTAAATACAATACTGTATACAAAAAATTGACAATTATTAATTCTGCTGATATGTTTGCTGTATTAAATAAGTCAGATTATCAACTTAATTCATTTCTTGTAGGAGGAGTGTTAAATCAAAAAAGTTTTTATAATTTGCCTTTTTACGGGATGCCTACAAATTTCGGTTTTGCCAATAATGGATTAATTTACAGACTTGGAGTCCGCTATGAGTTTATTCCTGATCTGTATTTTGGGATTATTGCCAACGGAATGTTTGAAACCAATACCTTGGATTATTTATTTGCAGATATTTCAGACTATAATAATTATTATTTTGGAGGAGGATTATCAATTTCATACGATTCTCCAATCGGACCAATGATGATTGTAATGTCGAAAAATACTACAATTAACAAATTTTGGACATACTTTAGTATTGGTTATAGTTTTTAA
- the ychF gene encoding redox-regulated ATPase YchF has product MALKCGIVGLTNIGKTTIFNCFSETKAEVTNFSFSTDKSNLGTVKVPDNRLYELEKLQPTEKIIPTVVDIVDIPGIAKGASEGEGIGNKFLGDLRNTDALIHVLRCFDDENLLHVEGSVDPVRDMELINFELQVKDLESIEKKITRLEKIAKSNDKDALKGLEVLKVYKQHLENLEPAHSAAVKEEDKKYVKDLNLLTIKPVMYVCNVDETSAVDGNKYTEEVTEALKEEDAQILIIAAALEADISDLETQEERHEFLEDAGLVEPGVDKLIRAAYNLLNLQTFFTVGPKEIHAWTLKTGMSAPEAAGIIHSDLQKGFIRAEVMHFDDFIELGSEQKCKEVGKLHVEGKNYIVEDGDILNIRFNV; this is encoded by the coding sequence ATGGCTTTAAAGTGTGGCATAGTAGGACTTACTAATATAGGCAAAACAACGATTTTTAATTGCTTTTCGGAAACTAAAGCTGAAGTTACTAATTTTAGTTTCAGCACAGATAAATCAAATCTGGGAACAGTAAAAGTTCCTGATAATCGTTTATATGAATTAGAAAAGTTGCAACCAACGGAAAAGATTATACCAACTGTTGTGGATATAGTTGATATTCCCGGTATTGCAAAAGGTGCAAGCGAAGGGGAGGGTATAGGTAATAAGTTTCTCGGAGATTTAAGAAACACTGATGCTTTAATTCATGTATTAAGATGCTTTGATGACGAAAATTTGCTGCATGTTGAAGGCTCTGTTGATCCGGTACGAGATATGGAGCTTATTAATTTTGAATTGCAGGTGAAAGATTTAGAATCAATTGAAAAAAAAATTACAAGACTTGAGAAAATTGCCAAATCAAATGATAAAGATGCGCTTAAAGGATTGGAAGTTTTAAAAGTTTACAAGCAACATCTGGAAAATTTGGAACCGGCACATTCCGCAGCAGTTAAAGAAGAAGATAAAAAATATGTAAAGGATCTTAATTTATTAACAATAAAACCGGTTATGTATGTGTGTAATGTTGATGAGACTTCTGCTGTTGACGGAAACAAATATACCGAAGAAGTTACAGAAGCTTTAAAAGAAGAAGATGCACAAATATTAATTATTGCAGCTGCTTTGGAAGCAGATATTTCAGATTTGGAAACTCAAGAAGAAAGACATGAATTTTTGGAAGACGCCGGATTAGTAGAACCCGGTGTTGACAAGTTGATTCGTGCTGCTTATAATCTCTTAAATCTGCAAACTTTTTTTACAGTAGGTCCGAAAGAAATTCATGCATGGACATTAAAAACCGGGATGAGTGCACCTGAAGCTGCCGGAATAATTCACAGTGACTTGCAAAAAGGATTTATTAGAGCAGAAGTTATGCATTTTGATGATTTTATTGAATTGGGTTCTGAACAAAAATGTAAAGAAGTCGGTAAACTTCATGTTGAAGGGAAAAACTATATTGTTGAAGACGGTGATATACTTAATATTAGATTTAATGTTTAA